Below is a genomic region from Hylemonella gracilis.
GCGACGAATGCATTGAGCTGTGCAATGAAATCATCCGCGATGAACTGCCCGCGCCCACCGAGCAGAACGCGGGGCGCGGTAGCCTGCCAGCTCCAGCCGAGATCAAGGCCAATCTGGACAACTACGTGATCGGTCAGGACCCCGCCAAGCGCACGCTTGCCGTCGCGGTGTACAACCACTACAAGCGGCTGCAGCACAAGGAAACCGCGCGCAAGGATGAGGTGGAGTTGTCCAAGAGCAATATCTTGCTGATTGGTCCCACCGGCTCGGGCAAGACGCTGCTGGCGCAGACCCTGGCGCGACAGCTCAATGTGCCTTTTGTGATGGCGGATGCCACCACTCTGACGGAAGCTGGTTATGTGGGCGAGGACGTCGAGAACATCATCGCCAAGTTGCTACAGAACTGTAATTACGAGGTCGAGAAAGCCCAACGCGGCATCGTCTACATCGACGAAATCGACAAGATCTCGCGCAAGAGCGACAACCCCAGCATTACGCGTGATGTGTCGGGCGAAGGCGTCCAGCAGGCGCTGCTCAAGCTCATCGAGGGCACGATGGCCTCGGTGCCACCCCAGGGCGGGCGCAAGCACCCGAATCAGGATTTCATCCAGGTCGACACCACCAACATCCTCTTCATCTGCGGTGGCGCGTTCGCCGGCCTGGAGAAGGTGATTGAGCGCCGCACGGAATCGTCCGGCATCGGCTTTGGTGCTGCCGTCAAAAGCAAAGCCCAGCGCAGCCTGACGGAAGTGTTCAAGGAAGTCGAGCCGGAAGATCTGATCAAGTACGGCTTGATCCCTGAACTCGTGGGGCGCATGCCCGTGGTCGCCACCTTGGCCGAGTTGAGCGAGGACGCGCTGGTGCAGATCCTGACCGAGCCCAAGAATGCGCTGGTCAAGCAGTACGCCAAGTTGTTCGGGATGGAGGGCGTGGAACTGGAAATCCGCCCCACGGCCCTGGCCGCGATTGCCAAGAAAAGCCTGGCCCGCAAGACCGGCGCGCGTGGGCTGCGCTCCATCATGGAGCAGTCCTTGATCGACACGATGTTTGACCTCCCGACCTTGAACAATGTAGAGAAGGTCGTGGTGGATGAGTCCACGATCGAGGAACACAAACCGCCGCTGCTGGTCTACCGCGAGGCGGCCAAGCAGGCCTGAAGAGCATGTACGAACCGGGAGCCGGCCAGTGCCCAGGCGCCCGCCCGAAGCAAATCGGCCTCGATGCTCATGTTTCGCCCGAAAAGTTGGCAAAAAACGGTGGAATGTGGAAAGCGATCGGTTTTCCGCTGTTTCCTTCGTGGATTTGGAAGCACAAATCTTTCTTAGCATTCCTGGCGGCTTAATATGCTCCGCAGGACTGGAAAAATAGGATCGCCCCCGCATCTAAGCACCAGTCACCGCCTGCTCAACAAAAACACTGCAAGGACCCGCCATGTCTGGTCAAACCCATCTGCCGCCTGAACCCCTGGAATTGCCACTGCTGCCGCTGCGCGACGTGGTCATCTTTCCCCATATGGTGATCCCGCTGTTCGTCGGGCGCCCCAAGAGCATCAAGGCCCTGGAGGCCGCGATGGAAGCCGAGCGTCGCATCATGCTGGTGGCGCAGAAAGCTGCGGCCAAGGACGAGCCCCAGGTGTCGGACATGTTCGACGTGGGCTGCGTTTCCACCATCCTGCAGATGCTGAAGCTGCCCGATGGCACGGTGAAAGTGCTGGTCGAGGGGCAGCAACGCGCGAACGTGCAGAACATCACGGAAGGCGAAACCCATTTCACCGCCACGGTGTTGCCGGTTCAAGCCGCGCCGGCGGATGTCCTGGGCGAGAAGCTGAGCAGCGAAATCGAGGCCTTGCGCCGTGCCGTGATGCAGCAGTTCGACCAATACGTCAAGCTCAACAAGAAGATCCCTCCCGAGATCCTGACGTCGATTTCGAGCATCGATGATCCCGGGCGCCTGGCCGACACCATCGCTGCTCATCTGCCGCTCAAGCTGGAGAGCAAGCAGACCGTGCTGGGCCTGTCCGAAGTGAAGGACAGGCTGGAGAACCTGTTCGAGCAGATCGAGCGCGAAGTCGACATCCTCAACGTGGACAAGCGCATTCGTGGTCGTGTCAAGCGTCAGATGGAGAAGAATCAGCGCGATTTCTATCTGAACGAGCAGGTCAAGGCCATCCAGAAGGAATTGGGCGAAGGCGAGGACGGCGCCGACCTTGAGGAGATCGAGAAAAAGATCAAGCTGGCCCGCATGCCCGCCGAGGCACGCAAGAAGGCCGAGAACGAGCTCAAGAAGCTCAAGCTCATGTCGCCCATGTCGGCCGAAGCCACCGTGGTGCGCAACTACATTGACGCGCTGGTTGGCCTGCCCTGGAGCAAGAAGACCAAGATCAAGCACGACCTTGCGAATGCGGAGGAGGTTCTGAACCAGGACCATTTCGGCCTGGAAAAAGTCAAGGACCGCATTCTTGAGTACCTCGCGGTGCAGCAGCGCGTGGACAAGGTCAAGGCACCCATTCTGTGCTTGGTTGGCCCGCCTGGCGTGGGCAAGACCTCGCTGGGGCAGTCGATCGCCAAGGCCACGGGGCGCAAGTACGTGCGCATGGCCCTGGGGGGCATGCGTGACGAGGCGGAGATCCGTGGCCATCGCCGGACCTACATCGGCGCCATGCCCGGCAAGGTGTTGCAGTCGCTGGCCAAGGTCGGCACGCGCAATCCGCTTTTCTTGCTGGACGAGATCGACAAGCTTGGCACTGATTTCCGTGGTGACCCGTCGAGCGCCCTGCTGGAGGTGCTCGATCCGGAACAGAACAACAAGTTCGGTGACCACTACGTGGAGGTCGATTTCGACCTGTCAGATGTGATGTTCGTCGCCACTTCGAACTCCATGAACATCCCGCCTGCCTTGCTGGATCGCATGGAGGTCATCCGCTTGTCGGGTTACACGGAGGACGAGAAGGTCAATATCGCCAAGCGCTACCTCAGCCCCAAGCAGCTCAAGAACAATGGCGTCAAGGACGAGGAGTTGCTGATCGCGGAAGACGCGATCCGCGACATCGTGCGCTACTACACCCGCGAGGCGGGCGTGCGTTCGCTGGAACGTGAGATCTCCAAGATCTGTCGCAAGGTGGTCAAGGGCTTGCAGCTCAAAAAATTGACGCCTCAGGTTCAGGTGACCGCGGAGAACCTGCATGAGTACCTGGGCGTGCGCAAGTTCAACTACGGTCGCGCTGAACAACAGAACCAGGTCGGACAGGTCGTGGGCCTGGCCTGGACGGAAGTGGGTGGCGATCTGCTCACCATCGAAGCCGCGCTCATGCCTGGCAAGGGCAACATCACGCGCACCGGCTCACTGGGTGATGTGATGAAGGAGTCGGTCGAGGCCGCGCGCACCGTGGTGCGCAGCCGTGCACGTAGCCTGGGTATTCCAGATGAGTACTTCGAGAAGCGGGACCTGCACGTGCACGTGCCCGACGGCGCGACGCCCAAGGATGGGCCCAGCGCTGGCGCGGCGATGACCACCGCCATGGTTTCGGCCATGACCGGCATCCCCGTGCGCGGTGAAGTGGCCATGACGGGCGAAATCACACTGCGGGGCGAAGTCACCGCGATTGGCGGCTTGAAGGAAAAACTGCTTGCGGCCCTGCGCGGCGGCATCAAGACCGTGCTGATTCCCGAGGAGAACGTCAAGGACCTTCAGGAGATTCCGGACAACGTCAAGAGCGGCTTGAACATCGTTCCGGTCAAGTGGATCGACAAGGTGTTGGAGATTGCACTTGAACGTCTGCCCACACCTCTGCCGGATGACGGCCCCACCGCGGTGGAGGCGGTGACGCCTGCCGCGCCCGAGGCGAAGCAGGACTCGCTGAAGCACTGAGGGCGGCATGAAAAAATTTCGCGCTCGTATCGAAGACGAGCGCGAAATTCGATCTATAATCGTGGTCTCTTAACGCGGGAATAGCTCAGTTGGTAGAGCGCAACCTTGCCAAGGTTGAGGTCGCGAGTTCGAGTCTCGTTTCCCGCTCCAAGATTCCGAAAAGGGAAGCCCATGCTTCCCTTTTTTATTCAGCCCCGGTGGCTCGGGACTGGAAGTTTTGAAGGCGCGATAGCAAAGCGGTTATGCAACGGATTGCAAATCCGTCTAGTCCGGTTCGACTCCGGATCGCGCCTCCAGGTACACAGCGCGGGAATAGCTCAGTTGGTAGAGCGCAACCTTGCCAAGGTTGAGGTCGCGAGTTCGAGCCTCGTTTCCCGCTCCATTTCTTTGGCCTCCCGTTTTGCCGTTTGCTTCACAATCGGGCAGATAGTCATTCTGCCGCCTCGATGGTGAAATTGGTAGACACAGCGGACTTAAAATCCGCCGCAGCCTGAAAGGGCGCGTACCGGTTCGACCCCGGTTCGAGGCACCAAGCACCCACACCGACCCTCTTTATGGCCAGCAGCTACGACGCTCCGTTTGAAATTCATGTTCACGGTGATGTGCCATTGCGCGCAGACGTGGCTTTTGACCAAATTCAAGAGGCACTGAAACCGCTCTGGAAGTATGTCGGTGCCCGTACCCTGGCTGAAGGGGCGCACAGCCACTACGAGGACGAGCCCGGCATCCGTTTCGATTCGGAGGAGCACATGCTGCGCCTGTGCTGGACAGTGCAGGGCGATGAAGATTTTCGCCAGTCCCTCGACGAGATGTGCATGAGCCTCAACGAGCTGTCTCAGGCAGGCGCGGGGATCGAGGTGACGTTCTACGACGTGGAGTTCGACGAAGAAGAAGCGGATCCGGAAACGGAGTCGCGGGATGACTTCCTGATGCTTTTCGTCGGCCCCAACCCAGGCGCCATCATGCAGGTGCAGCGCGATCTGCTGGTGCAGGACGTGATCCATGTCATGGAGCGGCATTTCGACGCGGCCGAGCTGAGTGGCCTGGTCGGTGAGATCGACAATCTCTTTCGCAGTCGCTACGACGCGCTGGTCAATTCGCTGGAAATTGGCAAGCCGCCGCGAGGCGCGGGTGGGACTGGTGGCCATGGTGGTGGTCGCAAGCCACGCCATCTGCATTGATTCCGCCCAGACTCTTCACGCGCCTGGACGGATGCTCATCGCCGCGTTTGTCCCGTCCTCCCCAATATTGGTGATCCCGCATCAGTGGGCTTGATGTTACGATCAATGCTGGGTGCGGGGAGAACCTGTCATGCTTAAATGCATACGCGTCGAGTCGCTGAAAATGGGGATGTGGGTCGAAGAACTGCGAGGTTCCTGGCAGGAGCATCCCTTTTGGCGCGACAGTTTTCTGCTGACCGATCCCAAGGACCTCGAGCGCATACTGGAGAGCAGCATCCGCGAGGTTTGGATCGACAGCAGCAAGGGACTGGACGTTCCTGCGGGGACCGAGGTCGAGACCGAGGAGCAGGCGGCCTTCGAGGCCCAGCTGGAATTGAACGCGGCGGCCCGTCCGCCCCTGGGGACGGAACCCGTTCCCATCAACGAGGAGCTGTCCCGCGCGGCCCAGATCTGCCAACAGTCCAAGCAGGCGGTCATGTCCATGTTCCAGGAGGCCCGCATGGGCAAGACCGTGGACGCGGCCCAGGCCCAGCATCTGGTGGAAGAAATCTCCGACTCTGTCTCGCGCAATGCAAGCGCTTTGATCAGCCTCGCACGCCTCAAGACCGCCGACGACTACACCTACATGCATTCGGTGGCGGTTTGCGCCTTGATGATTGCGTTGGCCAGGCAGATGGGCTTGAGCGAGGCGCAGACTCGGTCCGCCGGTCTGGCGGGTCTGCTGCATGACTTGGGCAAGGCCGTCACGCCCCCGCAGGTGCTGAACAAGCCTGGCAAGTTGACTCCGGCCGAATTCGATGTGATGAAGAAGCACACGATCGATGGTTACCGCATGCTGCAAAGCGTAGGCAATCTGGATCCGGTTGCCTTGGATGTCTGCCTGCACCACCACGAGAAGGTGGACGGTTCAGGTTATCCGGAAGGCCTGAAAGACGAGGAAATCAGCCTGTTTGCCAAGATGGGGGCGGTGTGTGATGTGTACGACGCCATCACCTCCGACCGACCCTACAAGGCCGGTTGGGATCCGGCTCAGTCGCTGCACAAGATGGCCGAGTGGTCACGAGGTCATTTTGACCACCGGGTTTTCCAGGCCTTCGTCAAGAGTCTGGGCATCTACCCGGTCGGCTCCTTGCTGCGGTTGTCCTCGGACCGGTGGGGGGCCGTGCTGGCTGTGGTCATCGAGCAGTCTCCTAAGGCTCTGACCAAGCCCGTGGTCAAGGTGTTCTACTCGGTCGACCGGACCGCCCACATCGCGCCGCAGACGGTGGATCTTTCTTCCTCCAACGTGATTGAGCGCATCGTTGGTCGGGAGGACCCGGTCGAATGGGAATTCGAGGGCCTGGATCAGTTCTGGGCCGTGGCTTGAGTTGAGGGCCGCCTGACCCACGCAGCGGGCCACGCGTCCTGGTGTTCGCGCACACCCAAGACCGGTGGTATCGCTCAGCGACGCTCGTATTGCGTCGTGCCGTAAAGCACTTCCCGTTCCTTGTCGCTGGGCGTCGGTGTGGACTTGCGCAGGTGGGCCAGGACCTGCGTGCCGCGTTGTACGGCGGGACGAGCCTCGATCTTGTAGAACCAGGATTCCAGATTGGGGTAGTCACCCAGGGTGATGCCTTGACCCTGCCAGCCGCGTAGCCAGGGGAACACGGCGATGTCGGCGATGGAGTATTCGGCGCCACCCAGCCAGCGACTGCGCGCCAGGCGCTTGTCGATCACACCATAAAGACGCTTGGTTTCGTTGGTGTAGCGATTGATCGCATAACCGATCTTTTCCGGCGCGTACAGGCGGAAGTGGTGGGCCTGGCCCAGCATCGGGCCGACGCCCCCCATCTGGAACATCAGCCATTGCAGCACTTCGTACTTGCCCCGGACGTCGACAGGCAGGAATTTGCCGAACTTGCCGGCCAGGTAGAGCAGGATCGCGCCGGATTCGAAAAGGCTGATGGGCTGGCCGTCAGGACCCTGACTGTCCACCAGGGCCGGGATCTTGTTGTTCGGGCTGATCTTGAGGAATTCGGGCTTGAACTGGTCACCTTCGCCAATGTTGACAGGGTGCGCATGCCAGTCGTGGCCCTCACGCAGGCCACATTCCTCCAGCATGATGTGAACCTTGTGGCCGTTGGGCGTAGGCCAGGAATAGACGTCGATCATAAAAAACTCCGGAAACGCAAGCCGCACCCTGGCGCGGCTTGCAGGGAAAACGAGTCCCTAGATTGTGCGTCGTTTCCGTGATCGGCGTCAGTAGCCCCGGGTGATGGGCGGTTCCACGAGCCTGGGGTTCGCGGCGTATTTGCCCAGCTCCCATTTGGCAATGGCGTTGCGGTGCACTTCATCCGGTCCGTCGGCGAAGCGCAATGTGCGCGCATGGGCCCAGCTGTAGGCGAGCGGGAAGTCCTGGCTGAGTCCACCGCCTCCGTGGACCTGCATGGCCCAGTCGATCACCTGACAGGCCATGCTGGGGGCCACCACCTTGATCATCGCAATCTCTGTCTGAGCGACTTTGTTGCCCACCGTGTCCATCATCCATGCGGCCTTGAGCGTGAGCAGGCGGGCCATGTCGATCTGGCAGCGTGCCTCGGCAATGCGTTCCTGCGTCACGGTCTGCGCGGCCACGGGCTTGCCGAAGGCCACGCGGGACGAAGCCCGCTTGCACATGTATTCCAGTGCGCGCTCGGCCTGACCGATCAGTCGCATGCAGTGGTGGATACGCCCCGGCCCCAGGCGGCCTTGGGCGATCTCGAAGCCGCGGCCTTCGCCCAGCAGTATGTTGGACACGGGGACATGCACATGCTTGAAATCCACCTCCATGTGCCCGTGGGGTGCGTCGTCATAGCCCATGACGGTCAAGGGTCGCATCACGGTGATGCCTGGTGTATTCGTCGGGACCAGGACCATGCTCTGCTGCGAGTGGCGTGCCGCCTCGGGATCGGTTTTGCCCATGACGATGTAGATGGCGCAGCGCGGGTCGCCCGCGCCAGAGGTCCACCACTTGCGGCCGTTGATGACGTAGTCCTCGCCGGTCTTTCCAGGCGTGCGCTCGATGCGCGTGGCAATGTTGGTCGCGTCGCTGGAGGCCACGTCGGGTTCGGTCATCGCGAAGGCTGAGCGAATCTTCCCTTCGAGCAAGGGGCGCAGCCATTGCGAACGGTGCTCGGTGCTGCCGTACCGGGCGATGGTTTCCATGTTCCCGGTATCGGGCGCGGAGCAGTTGAACACTTCCGAAGCCCAGGGCACCCGGCCCATGATCTCGGCCAGCGGCGCATACTCCTGGTTAGTGAGGCCCGCGCCGCCCCAGTCGGTGCCCGCGACACCCGCGATCTCCGCGCTGTCGCGCGGCAGGAACAGGTTCCACAAGCCCCGGGCCCGCGCTTGGTCCTTCAGTTTCTCGATCAGGGGCAGAGGCGTCCAACGGCGCCCCGCTGCGGTGTTGGCGACCTGTTCCTCATGGTAAGTGGATTCATGGGGGTGGATGTGTTCGTCCATGAAGCGCTGCAGGCGCGCGCGCAACTCCTGGGTCCGGGGGAATAGTCGAAATCCATGGCGTCTCCTTGGGTGTCGTGGTGTCGGTGCTCGCGCGTCGCGTCGATTGAGGTGGCGCGCTAGCCGTTCTGTCGCGCGAACTGCCAGGCCAACGCAGCCATGGGGCGCGCGCCGGCGGCGGACTTGCGCGCCTGCGCGCTTGCGGCCGTGCCGTTTTCGACGCGCTTGGCAATGCCTTGCAGGATGGCCGCGATGCGGAACAGGTTGTAGGCCAGGTAAAAATTCCAGTCCGCGTGCAACGTGGCGGGGGTGACGCGTCCGCCGTGGTTGCCCGTGCGCTCGCAGTAGAGGGCGATGTATTCCTCTTCGAGTGGAATGCCCATGGTCTGCAGGTCGAGGCCCCCGATGCCGCGGAAGTCACCCGGTGGAATGTGCCAAGCCATGCAGTGGTAGGCAAAATCCGCAAGGGGGTGACCCAAGGTAGAGAGTTCCCAGTCCAGCACGGCGATCACCCGCGGCGCCGTGGCATCGAACATCAAGTTGTCGAGCCGGTAGTCGCCGTGCACGATGCTGACCAGGCTGTCGTCACGGGCGCTGGCTGGCAGGTGCGTGGGCAGCCAGTCCAGCAGCTGTTCCATTTCCGCGATGGGTTGCGAGAGCTCACCCGCACCGTCCGCCGAGGCGCGGTACTGCTTGCCCCAGCGCGCGATCTGGCGCTCCACGTAGGCGCCCGGCTTGCCATACCCCGCCAAGCCCTGCGCGGTGAAATCCACTTTGTGCAGCGCCGCGATCACGCGGTTCATTTCCAGGTAGATGGCGCGGCGCTCCGTGGGTGCCAAGCCAGGCAGGGATTGTTCCCACAGCACGCGCCCGGGCATGAAAGCCATGATGTAGAAGGCGCGACCGATGATGGCCTCGTCCTCGCACAGGGCCAGCATCGCAGGCACGGGTACCTCGGTTCCTGCCAGGCCGCGCATCACGGCGTATTCGCGCTCGATGGCATGGGCCGAGGGCAGCAGCTTGGCGACCGGCCCGGGCTTGGCGCGCATCACATAGCTGCGCGTGGGCGTGATCAGCTTGTAGGTCGGGTTGGACTGACCGCCCTTGAAGGACTCCACGGTCAGCGGGCCGCTGAATCCGGGCAGATGCTGCGTCAGCCAGGCTTGCAGGACCGCCGTGTCGAAGGCATGGGTGGCCGGGACGGGCCGCGTGCCGACATAGGGGTTATCGCGTTCATTTTCGTTCGTGGGCATGGTCTCCTCGCGTCTTGTCTTGTCCGTGTTTCATGCCCTCACGCCCGGCGTGCCGACGCGGCTAGGGTTCCCGCGCCTGCTCCACCTCGACGATGCGCATCAGCGCCTCGCGACTGCGCACCACCAGGCCGCCGGGTTCGATGCGGATGGCTTCCTCGCGCTCCATGGCCTTGAGTTCCTGGTTCACGCGTTGGCGGGAGGCGCCCAGCAGCTGCGCCAGTTCTTCTTGCGCCAGATGCAGGCCGATGCGGGTCTCGTTCGCCGCGTGCAGAGACGGCGTGCCATAACTGCGCACCAGGTGCAACAGCTGCTTGGCCAGGCGCGCGCGCAAGGGCAGGGTGTTGAGGTCCTCGACCAGGCCGTAGAGCGAGCGGATGCGCCGTGCCTGCAGGCGCAGCAAGGCCGCGTACAGCTCTGCATGGGTGTCCAGCAGCTTCTGAAAATCGGCTTTTGCCACGCGCAAGGTGCTTGTCTCGCCATGGGCATAGGCATCGTGGGTGCGCAGATCGCCGTCGAAGAGCGCCGTGTCGCCCAGCCAGACGCCCGGCTCCACGTAGGCCAGGGTGATCTGCTTGCCCGCCAGCGTGGTCGAACTCACGCGAATGGCGCCTTTGGCGCAGGCGATCCAATCCTCGGGTGGGTCGCCGCGGGCGGCCAGCAGCTCGCCGTCTTTGTGACGCAGGACGTAGGCGCATCGCAGGATGTCGTGACGGAGGGTGGGCGATAGGGAAGAGAACCAGCGGCCCGCGTTGATCGCAGTCCGTTCCTCAATGGTAAGTTTGGGTTCGTCCATGGTCTGTCCGCTGGGTGACTCGGGCGGTTTCGTGGGCTGCGGGCCTGTCTTGTGCGTGACGGTCGCGAGGTCAGGTGGCGAGGCGTTTCTGGCTGGTGGGTCGTTTCATTGGAGCGGAGTCACTCGAACTCCGGCGTCTGCCGGTTCAGGAAAGCGGCGATGCCGATGCCCGCATTCGGGTGATGCAGGTTGCGAACGAAATGACCGCGCTCCTCGGCCAGATGCGTGTGCAAGGTGTTGTGCGTGCCTGATTCGAGCAACTCCTTGCCACTGGTGAGCACATTGGGCGCCTTGCCGTTCAGTTGTCTGGCCAGGGCGTGCGCCGTGTCCAGGGCATGTCCGGGTTCGCTGACGCGGTTGACCAGGCCCAGGGCGTGCAGGCGCGGTGCGCCGATGCGCTCACCGCCGAGCAGCAGCTCGCTGGCCAATTGCCGAGGCAGGCTGCGTGTGAGGTGCCAGCTGGCGCCGCCATCGGGCGATAGGCCGACCTGGCCGTGGGACATCACGAAGACCGCGTCACTGGCCGCGACGATGAAGTCGCAGGACAGCGCGAGCGCGAACCCCGCGCCCGCGGCAGCGCCTTCCACGGCGGCGATGACCGGCTTGGGAAAGGCGCGGATGGACTCGATCCAGCCGTGCAATTGATCGATGCTCTGCGCCTGTACCTCGGGAGGCTGCTGTCGATTGGCCTGCAGGCGGTTCAGATCGCCGCCCGCGCAGAACATGCCCTCGCCGCCGGTCAGGATGACACTGCGTACATCCGGGTTGGTTTCGGCCACGTTCAAAGCCTCGATGCCGGCGGCGTAAATGGCGGGGCCCAGCGCGTTGCGCCGGCCTGGGTTGGAGAGGGTCAGCACCATGGTCTGACCTTCGCTGCTGCTCTTGAGTTGTGCGCTCATTCCTGCTTGCTCCAGGGTTGCTTGTGACTCTTGTTCATTCTTCTTCATGCAGCAGGGACAGGCCGATGGCGCCTCGTCGACGCAGCCATGGGCTCGGGCGGTAGCGCGGGTCGCCATAGACGGTCTGCAGATTGAACAGCACTTCCAACACGTTCGTGGGGCCGTAGCGGTTCCCCATGGCCAGGGGTCCGAGCGGATAACCCAATCCCAGCGTGACCGCCGTCTCCAGGTCGACGGGCGTGCAGATGCGTTGCTGACAGATGTCCGCCGCCACGTTGACGATGCCCGCGACCACGCGCTGTGTCACAAAACCGCCGCTGTCGCGGATCACGCTGACGGCCTTGCCGTCGCGCGCGAACAGGGCATGGGCGGCGTCGCGCATGTCATGGCGGGTGACTGGGTTGGTGGCCAGCACTCGGCGTCGGGTGGCGGCGTCTTCGACCAACAGATCGATGCCGACGGTACGCGCCGGGTCCAGGCGTTCGACCACGGCCACAGTCGTCACGTCATGGCCCAGCGGGGCGACGAGCGTCAGTGCCGCTGCCGAGGGCGACTGGCCGGTCTCGATGCGCGCACCCAGGTCTTTCAGCAACTGGTACAGCTCGACACGGCGCGCGGCGCGCGGGGACACCCAGACCGGGGGCAATTCCGCCACTTGAGGCACGGGCGGTTCGGGAGGCAGCTCGGCCTGGCCTTCCACGTAGCGGTAGAAGCCCTCGCCGGTCTTGCGACCCAGCAGACCACCCGCGAGGCGCTGGGCCGTGATGACGCTGGGTCGGTAGCGTGCTTCCTCGTAATACTGGTGGTAGATGGATTCCATCACCGGGTGAGACACGTCCAGCGCGGTCAGATCCATCAGCTCGAAGGGTCCGAGCTTGAAGCCCACCTGATCGCGCAGGATGCGATCGATGGTCGCGTAGTCGGCCACGCCTTCGCTGGAGATGCGCAAGGCCTCGGTGCCGTAGGCGCGGCCGGCGTGATTGACGATGAAGCCTGGTGTGTCCTGTGCCAGCACGGCTTGGTGCCCCATCTGTCGAGCGTAGACGGAGAGCTGTTTGCAGGCGGTCGCATCGGTCTTCAGGCCCGGGATGACCTCGACCACCTTCATCAGGGGCACGGGGTTGAAGAAGTGGTAACCCGCCAGTCGCTGTGGGCGTCGCAGCGCGGCCGCGATTGCCGTGACCGACAGGGACGAGGTGTTGGTGGCCAGCACCGCCTCTGGATTGACGATGGTTTCGAGCTCGGCGAAGAGTCTTTGCTTGACCTCGATGTTTTCGACAATGGCTTCGATGACGAGATCGCAGTTCGCCAGTTCGCTCAGACGGGAGGCGCCGCGCAAGCGGGCCTTGCTCGCGGTGACGGCCTCCGCCGTCATGCGGCCCTTGGTGGCCAGCTTGTCCCACTGTTCGCTGATGGATTGCAGAGCGGCCTCGATGGCTGCGGCGTTTGTGTCGTACAGAGTGACGGTACTGCCCGCCTGGGCAGCGATCTGCGCGATGCCCCGGCCCATGGCGCCGGCTCCGATCAGGGCGACGCGGGAGAAGATGGGCGAGGATTCCGGTGACGATGGACTCATGGTCGGGGAGATTATCGGGGGACGACTCGGCCTCCTGGGCCGGTTCAATGCGTGGCTTGGTGGACGGTCCGGCGCGGGCTTCAGCGCGCCAGGGCCTCGGGATTCACGATATTGCTGGGCCGGCCCTGGACGAAGTTGAGCAAGTTGTCGAAGGCCGTGCCGAAGTACAGCTCGTAGTTGTCCCTCTCGACGTAGCCGATGTGCGGCGTGCAGATGCAGTTGCCCAGACCAAGCAGGGGATGGTCGGGCGCGATCGGTTCGGACTCGAACACGTCGATGGCCGCCAGGCCGGGCCGGCCTTGGCGCAGTGCGTGCAGCAGCGCATCGGGGGCGATCAGCTCCGCGCGCGAGGTGTTGACCAGCAGGGCCGTGGGCTGCATGCGGGCTAGATCCTGCGCGGTCACGATGCCGCGTGTGGCCTCGTTCAGGCGTAGGTGCAGGCTCAGCACGTCGCTGGCCGAGAAAAAATCCTCACGGCTGGCCGCAGCTTCGAAACCGTCCTGCTTGGCTTTCTGTCGCGAGCCTTCGCTGCCCCAGACCAGCACCCGCATGCCGAAGGCCCGGCCGTAAGCCGCCACCATCTGCCCGATCTTGCCGTAGCCCCAAAGCCCCAGCGTCCTGCCGTGCAGGGCGACACCCAGGCCGAAGGCAGGTGGCCAGCCGGTGCCGTCGCCAGTGCTTCCTCCGGCCTTGTCGAAACCGGTCCTTTGCCAGATGCCTTGCTTGAGGTTGCCGATGTAATGCGGCAGGCGTCGGGTCGCCGCCATCACCAATGCCCAGGTCAGTTCTGCGGGCGCAATGGGGCTGCCCGCACCATCGGCCACGGCGACGCCCCGTTCCGTGCATGCGGCCAGATCGATGTGTGTGCCCATGCGGCCGGTCTGGCTGATGAACCTTAG
It encodes:
- a CDS encoding D-2-hydroxyacid dehydrogenase family protein; this translates as MNTVILDDHQDVVRHLQCTVKLAGLPWKAYTNTVKGLGQLAIRLHDAEALVLIRERTPITRALLDKLPKLRFISQTGRMGTHIDLAACTERGVAVADGAGSPIAPAELTWALVMAATRRLPHYIGNLKQGIWQRTGFDKAGGSTGDGTGWPPAFGLGVALHGRTLGLWGYGKIGQMVAAYGRAFGMRVLVWGSEGSRQKAKQDGFEAAASREDFFSASDVLSLHLRLNEATRGIVTAQDLARMQPTALLVNTSRAELIAPDALLHALRQGRPGLAAIDVFESEPIAPDHPLLGLGNCICTPHIGYVERDNYELYFGTAFDNLLNFVQGRPSNIVNPEALAR